A stretch of DNA from Syngnathus acus chromosome 1, fSynAcu1.2, whole genome shotgun sequence:
CTTGGGTGACATCATCCATTGCATGTAACACACATGTGGGTAATCTGGAGTCCACTGTGACCCTGACCAATTAAGGTTACTCAGCAAGTAAACGTCTATGGCGGTGGTAGTTGGAGGCTCATTGTTATTTTGTCCTCTATCTTACAACAACTATGCACTAACATGACCTCAGCGTGATGCTCCCTGACAAGAGAGGAAAGAAAGCAAACCACAGAAAGTAACTTGAAAGCCCTGCCTGACTTATCAGCATTGTCTGCCCTTTCCAAAATCAACATAAACCAATCTGCAATGCGGGGAGGTTGGACAGATAAACAATCACAAATCCACATTATGAGACTCCCAAATGCTTTGCAGTAATGATATAATTCTTTAGCTACCAAGAATGTTCCTCAGGCTCTTGCCAAAGCTACCTAAGCTGCATCAATAAACCCCCAGCATGTGAAACAGCTATTTCTGTCTCCACTGTGTGATCTCTCACCAAAGATAAGTCTCACATGAATTATTTGCTAGGAAGTTCAACAGACTTATCACATACGTACGGTTGACTGTATGTTGCATTCAGCAGTAGCAGAGGAAACAGaattgaaaagtaaaaacaattttgcttcctccatcactgtcgctcttttattattacccAGAGGCCATTGACATCATCTTGATGAATGGCGCTAACACCCTAGACCCTTCCTTCTAGTTCTTTTTGCCAAGAGAGGCACTACAGGGCGTTTGGCGAAGGAGTATGAGGTACAGTTTGATATTTGAGCTGGCAATATGTGGGCCCACGAAAGCGTGCACGCAATGTTTGTTCACAAGCAAGGGGGTTACATTTAGGCAAACCGGTAATATACATTTACAATCAGTCCACTTGTTATTGCAGGGGAGGCTAATCAGCAGACATGCCCGTAAAATCTGGCATGACATCACCAACCACCACTTTGGGGATGTCGGATTTTCTaaaatgagattttaattGAGTCCACATTGAGTTTCACAGAGATCTTACAAACTGCTCTATTACGTAGTAGTAGACGGAGGAAATTGATGTGAATGGAGACTTTGGCTTCCTATGCCTGGCTGTTCTGGAAAATGTGTGCTATACACATCAGGAGCAGAGTCAACAGTTAATGCATTAACcacaaagaataaaaccaCCATCACTATATCAATAAATCATTATAGCATATACATATGAGAATGAATTTGGAAGTTGCGGTTGATTGTCTCAAATTTGCAGGGAGCCCAATATCAACCCTTGATAGTGTTTAGTGTTTACTAAGACCGCAAAGAGGATATCAAAAGGGTTGGCAGTTCAGCAGGAAGTCTCTGGattttagatttattttatttaacataCATTTAAATCGGCATGGCTATAACTCAACTTGCCATAGCTAATTTCATGTCATATTTATTATAGAATAAAAACACCTCTGCTGGTGGTTGTAGCAAAGTAGGCGGCCTTCTATTTATGCACGTATGTCATGCATTGCATATAATCCATATGTATCCTTATATTTGACAGTTTAAATGTCACTGTCAGATAAGATTGCGTCTTACTCGTCGGAAGCCCGTCTCCGAGGCGTTCTGCATTGCACGCGATGTTAACATCTTCATGATGTGTGCAGTCATGACGGAGCCACTCCTCCCGCTTGCACAGCAATAGGCTGGGCTCTTTGCCTGTGCAGCTCACGTCATCCAAAAGAATAGGACCAGACGCAACCCCGAAGCGAGGGACCGGTGTGATGTCTAGTCCTTCAGGAACCAGAGTTTGGCCTAACCTGCTCAGGTCACACAGGCGTCATAATGCAGCAATATGAAATTTAAATAATGTACACGTCCGGGGCACCATATTTATTACCTGTAACCGAGTTGATGGCACACTACTTGAGTGTTTGAGTCTGTCCAGCCGTCATCACAGACTGTTCCCCACTGTCCATGGTAGAAGACCTCTAAGCGTCCCTCGGAGCCCACGGTCCCACCCACTAACCGAACAGTACCATCTGTGGAGATCAAAGTCAGACATTGCCAGTAAGGAAATTAGGTGGTAAAAATACTCTACTGTCTTGCAAACAACAATAATTGCGCAATGGGGAAAATAACATCCATCTATTCATTATAGCGCTTGTAGAGCGTGAGGAAGTTGGTGGGCTGGAGCCGATTCGATCTGACTTGGGGCAATAGGCAAGCTACTCCAGTCGCCACTGGGCTTGAGAGCTAAACAACCACTTTTACTCACATTTGTACCTATGGAGAATTTAAAAGACATCAATTcataaaaaatgcatgtgtaagaatgcattttttatgtAAAACAATAATGTGGTCCTAGAGCCACATTTATTAGCAAAGCTTGTGACATTCACTCTTCAGCATCACGCTACCGTAGCTGCACCAGATGGTGCTTTGATGATGCAGGCAGCTTCATTTACCTGTCAGAGGACTGCAAGAGACGCCGGCATCCTCGGAATGGAGGCAGTTGTGTTCTCCCCAAGCACTTTTCAGACACTGCTCCACGGTGAGTTCATTTCCTGTGCATCTCACCTCATCCAGCCACACACGGCCAGAGCTCTTTCCATAATGGGCCTGGCCCCATGCCCGTGCTACACCActgaaaggaagaaagaaagtgAAGAGGAAGTGTTGAAAAACATACTCGACTTTCTGTCTGGCTGCTTCTGGTTGATCACTAGCATGTGACTTTAAAAGCTTGTGCCTTTACCTCAGCCCCAACTGTCGACATACAACCTCTGCATCACTGTCATCCCATTGGTCATCACATATGGAGCCCCACTGGCCTGCATGGAACACCTCAACTGTGCCTTCAGACATCGACCGGCCCCCTACCAGCCGTATAGGCAGCATCACTGCATCTGATGAAAACGTACAACAGCACCTTTGTTCAGAAGACCTTTATCCAATCCATCCAATGTTTCTCAATGATTCAAGAGTACGACCTACCGTGCTGCTTCGTGCAGGTCACGGCTGCAGTCATGGAGCACTCGCCTCCATTCCACATGGATTTGGGACACTGAAGCAGATCAGATTCATCTCCCTGGCAGCGGACAGCCTGCCAGTGGAACTTAGCCATGCTCGGACGAGACAGGGGGAGAGCATGAGCCCGACCTGAAAGGCTGGAAGGGGTATCGGGGATCAAACTAGTAATCCAGGCTATCAAACATTAATGATTATAGATTAAAAGATGTTATAGAAAAAAACAGGCTGACAGTTTTTACTTAACTACAAAATGGCTTCAAGCTGCTTGCAATGCCCTTCAGCCATGTGCAAATTCATGGTCCACTATTCCTGAGCAAATATACCGTAAGCGCTTTTGCACCCTGCAGTGTCCAATAACTGTCCACGTGACGCCCATCAGCGACCATGCTGCCAGACATATGGCTGACATTTGCGCTCTGCTTTCTGCTCTGAGTTTGCCTCTTGCATGAAAATGCAAGCATGCGTGCCAGGGCTGGTTTTAGTGTCAACAGATGGAAGTGTGCAACGTGGTCTCCTAAGTCATGACACCATATGTGtttgtgacctttttttttttttttttagaggttACACAATTTACATCCTGTGATGATTTATTTAgaggtgaaagaaaatgtaatttgtaAGTTAGGCAAGTAGCACTAAGGCGCGGATGACAGCAAGAGAGTGAGTATAGCATGAGTGGTGGTAACAAGGTAAATAATGGGAGCGCTAAAGGTATTTCAATACCTCCAGGGAATGGAGGTTTGGAATGCAAAGGTCactggcaaaaagaaaaaaaaggcaaaaagaaaactggTGTGCAAGGGCCATAAACCTTCCCAACAATTTCCAATGATGCGCTCATCATCTGTCAGATAGTCGAAGACAGTAAAGCATTGTGAAGTTTTATGGTGCATCTGCATCGAATATGTGGGCGATGCAGGAAATAGTTACACAGAACACAACTACATGTCTCAAAccaaagtttttttgtgtgaaataaaaaatggtggGACAAAGAAatctttaattaaaaacaaaacaacctggCAATATGTCTCAATGGAAATATGCATATGTGCACGCTCACCCCTTGCCCAGCTGCCTGCACACAACTGCAGCGTCTTCATCTCGCCAGTCGTCGCTGCACACGGACCCCCACACTCCGCCCAGGTAGACTTCCACCCTGCCATCCAATTTGGAGCGGCCTCCTTGCAAACGCACTGAACCTTGGCATGCAGAGCAGGGGACGCCTCGTGTAAAAGCAAGGCTTTAACATCAAAATGATGCAAAACAGATGGGTTTATGCATATAACGAGAGTTCACTCAACAATATCATTCAACAATGGGTTTAACCACATTCTTAACACTCCATGAAAAGATTCAAAGACAGAAAATGTGCCTTTTAAGTAGGAAACATGGTAAAACATCTGCATGGAATTTTGACTCAACAGACCGCTCTGATTCCAAATAGTACGTTTCggaaaaaatattacacaatAAAGTCGATATTGGTATGTGCATCGCACGCCATGACAAAAGGTTGACCTGATTAATGTGCACTAACAATGAAGTTATCACAGCGTGAGCACAGCAGATATAGTAGATAGCTAATTTGTGTCGATAGTCCAAATACACTTAATAATTACAAGACTGCTACAAACATGGTGAAGTTATAAAAGACCCAAACAAGAAGCAACAGCAACATTTAATTGCTGCTTAAAATTTACTCAGTGAGTGCATGGATTGAAATTAATTGGTAAGAAATCATCAACGCAGCATTGTATGACAAAACCAACAATTCTGGATTCACTCTTTAAAATCAATATTGTTTAATTATATTCTGCGGACCCATTGTGTCAAAAAGTAGGCCAACATTTAGATTTGGAAGTGATTGGTTTATACCCTGCACAATAAACGTTATTGCAATGTGCCAAAGGTCTAttcctttaaaaataataataataaaattaatataataatgttAGACAATTTCGAAAATGTAATTGTAATAGCGCATCAACATGACATAAAAGCCGATGAATATATGGGGATACTGTTCTGTGCATGTGATGTGGCTCCAGGCAGGCTGCATGCGCGTGTACCTTGTTTACAGTCGCAGTAACCCCAATCGACTCTCCCTCTCTGGTTCCGGAAGAAGCACCAGGCTCGGATTCTGCCGTCGGGATTCCGGCACTGATTGTGCTCCCCGACGCCTTTGCCCGGGTGACGCTCCGTGAAGCCGCCCACCTCACTCCAGTTCATACACCGTGCGCCGGACTCGGTGACGTCTATCGCGCCCCGGTACAAGGCGCCTGAGCCACGGCTCTGGGCGCAGTCGCCGAACGGCTGAATAAGTGACGAGTGGCCGTCGCTCGGCCACAGGAGCGCGGTCGTGAGGGCGAGGAACACCGCCGTCATGCCGGGGATCTGACGCTTGGATCCCGGAGGTTTGCACAGGCGGGAATCCCATCAGCTGAGAAGAACCAATTGCTTCCTAGCCAGACGCATCACCCTGCATGGCGTGGGACGGGAGGGAGTGTAGGGTGGTGGGGTGGGAGCAGATCAATGAAGCTGCATTACAGTGCTATACATGCGTGGGAAGAAGACACTGTACACAAATTATAAAGCAAATGGTGCATGCCTTCAAACATTTGCCAAGTCCGCAAAAGCACTGAGAGCCATTCATTAAATTACTAATTTcacttgatgtttttttcacaaggGCCTCAAATCCTTTTCTTGTTCCATGTTTGCATGCTCACATGTTAGAGCGACTATAAAACGAAGACACCTGCATGTACAAACAAGTATTGAATGTCACAATTGCACAACTTAGAGCACTTATAAAACTGAGACACCTGCATGTACAAACAAGAATCAAATATCACAATTACACAAAATGGTTGCTattgtgaataaaaaatacaaaccccAATTCCAGTGCATTTGGGGTCGGGTGGGTCTTTACCTCTTCTTCCCAGAGGACATGACGTTCATGATTCcttaaaacaatttgaaatgttaGTATTAGGTGTAAATAGATGAATACatactcacgcacacacgcacgcacgcacgcacgacatacatacgcacgcgcgcacacacccaccaataaataaataaataaataataaataaataattaataaataattaattaattaattaattatttaattaattaagaGCGTTTTGAACTACCATAATGGCCAACTGTGAAACGATTTATGGTAGTAGGATTAATGTagtagaaaatgaaaagaaagaaaaaacacgctGTTGACAATGATAAGGAATCCTGGCCCTGTCTGAACTGAAGTTTCTGGAGGATTAAAAATAAGGTACATTGACTACATTTACTACGTTTATTGGGGAGGGGTATTTGGATGGAGTTTTCTTACATGCCTATCTTATTTCAGATTGTTACTTCGCCTAATGTAGGCCTGTAGCATCTTGATAACATGTAACATAACATCTGTTGTTTACTGTAAGGTTGACTGCACGGTCAAAAGCGGCAGAATATTTTCATTGAGTGGACAGTATGCAGCTCTGTACACTTATGATTTACAGAGACGCGTGTTTTTTCATTGGTGGAGAAAAGCCGGCGGTGTACGTCATAATATCGACGCCCAATGAGATGATGTCTACATGTGAGTGCTTATTTTACTTACAAGCTGTGCTGAAATACACTCGGGTGGGCGGTGTCTTCATTTGATACTTCTCTGTTGTGAATACAGTTTTGTTGGTATTAGCACATGGACAACACGTGTTACATAAagacaataaatcaatttattaatttatagaaattgaaataaaacgaACACCGTGTTTTTGTGGtacttaaaaacaacaaacccgCCGCCCCTCTATTTCAATCAGACGCGCCGGTGTGTATAACGAGCACTTCCACAGTATTCCACGCGCGTAGCAAACATTAGCTGAatgtttgcttgcttgcttggtaGCAACCTACTTCTATAAACATTCCAATGAATTAAATGTGGCTTAGGTTAGAAAACTAAGAAACTGACGAAATGAATAGTCGATTGCAGGAAATCCGCGAGCGACAAAAACTTAGGCGGCAGCTTTTAGCCCAACAGGCAAGTAAGCTTCTGCACCATTGCACAACAGTAGCTAACCTAATAACAATACAGACTGGAAGCTAAATGAAGTGCTAAAATTATTTGCAATGTTCTTATGCTAGTGCATTATAATTGCAATATAATTGGTACTATAATACAATTGGGAACATTGAAATGGTCTTGCATATGGTTGCGTGGTTATAACGCAAGGCGTGCATAGCACTGCAACATGCAAGCTAGACTGTATGGATGCAAAAGGTGCACGCAGTTCTCGTCAATCGAAATGAATAACTGCACTGAATTGAATCGTTTCATAATTTACAATTGTGTTTTAATACGCACATGATAAAATGATTACAATTGAGCAGGGTCACTCTCTTTGTCTACAGTTGGGAGCTGAGAGTGCAGATAGCATTGGCGCTGTGCTTAACAGTAAAGAGGAACTTAAAGAAATAGAAGAGACAAGAGAAAGGTAAGACAGTGTAAATCCACTTGGGTACTGCACGTCTGGACTTTATAAACGTTCCAAAAAAGTTCTCCTTTTAGGCCAGTaccagtttctttttttgtttacgtTAATGTTGCTGTTGTGTGCTGCAGGGCGTCATTGGATGATTCTGCTCCTACCTCCAAGAAGAAGACAGTGACAGAGGGTGATGACACTGAGGAAGATGTGGAGGAACAAAAAGTGAGTGTCAGCATAGCCTTGAAGTATGAGATAAATTcatcaaatcattttattagACTGGTGATGTTTGTTATTGTAAGCAAATAGAAGCAAGCAGATAAAGAAAGACCCACAAGACACGAAGAGATGATTGCATAAGCTTTAACAAAGATCATTTCCATCTATTTGCATAGTTGCTTCTGAGCTAAtgctgtcatttctttttctccgcTAAGTGATATGCTTGCGCCgattgggatttttttcttccattaatGAGCCTGTGTTGCATTGTTGTTCTGAAACAAATACCGACAAATCCTTCTGTTTCTGTGTGTCAGGATGAGGTTGAGGTTCTGCCGCCCGAGGAAAGCAACCCATATGAGGAAGTCTACAAGGACTCAAGTACATTCCTTAAGGTAGGAAAATAACTGTCTTTTGAATAAACTCTATCGATTGTACTGAAGTTATACCTGTGTCACTTTCAGGGTACACAGAGTTTGAACCCTCACAATGATTACTGTCAGCACTTTGTCGACACAGGCCACAGGCCGCAGAACTTCATTCGCGATGTCGGTGAGTGCATTTTGCTCGAGTGAGTGTTTTGTGAATAGACATGCCTCGAACCTGTCTGTTTTTGCTCGGGTACCAGGCTTGGCTGATCGATTTGAGGAGTACCCCAAACTACGAGAGCTGATTCGACTGAAGGACGAACTCATCTCCACTACCAACACCCCGCCGATGTACGCAAAGCGACCAGATTTGACTACATTTTCACATTCTTTTTAATTCTGAATATAATATAGAAATATGcctcaaaagtcaaacaaaattcAATACACTTCACAAATCTCAATTTCTGATTCACTTTACATTAAAGTggattttgaaatgacaaattcgTCAAGTAGCGTGCTTGACTTTAATGCAAAACCTTGACATAGAAGTGTGTgttccatgtgtgtgtatgtgtgtgcgtgtcgtCACCAGGTACCTGCAGGCCGACCTGGAACACTTTGACCTGCAGGATTTAAAAAGCGAGTTTGATGTCATCCTACTTGAGCCTCCTCTAGAAGAATATTACAGAGAGTCAGGCATCAGCCACACAGAGCGCTTCTGGACTTGGGATGATGTGAGTTTGCTGACCAGCTTGATGTCATTTTAGCAGAATTGTAAGAATGCGAGCAGCTGCACTGGAATAGTGGAGCGGTGcaaattttacatttgtaaatTTCTTTCCCAATTACCGTACTTATCCAGCAGAGGGCAACATGCGCTCATCTGAATACTCGTCTTGCTAAATGGTCCAGTATGGTCCactttatatattatttctgATCGTTCACATGGTAACTCAACCGCAATCCTAATGACAAGTGTTATAGGAAATGGATGGAGTGAAGGATTATTCATGTTACCTGTCCTGTGGCTTCTAGATCATGAAGCTGGAAATTGAAGAGATCTCTGCACTTCGGTCCTTCGTCTTCCTCTGGTGCGGCTCAGGTGAAGGTCTGGACTTGGGAAGAATGGTAACTCCATCCCTCACTTTGGCATCTAAGATGATCTGACACTGACCTGTGACACATTCTACCCCCGTCGATGCCTTTTGAGCATCCAAACACAAGTGTTTGGCTGATTTTGTATAGAGTCATGAAAATTGACCTTGGACATCATGTGCACCCTCAACACAATAGTGTTTAAGGAAATGGGGCTTCAGGCGCTGTGAAGACATCTGCTGGATCAAGACAAACAAGAATAACCCAGGCAAGACAAAGACACTGGACCCAAAAGCAGTATTTCAGAGGACAAAGGTACAGCACCTTAATAGCAAAGTATCTATTTTCTGTTCTATTAGGATGTTTATCATGGCTCCTTTCCAGGAACACTGCCTGATGGGAATCAAAGGAACAGTGCGGAGAAGCACAGACGGTGAATTCATTCATGCCAACGTGGACATCGACTTGATCATCACGGAGGAACCAGAGATGGGGAACGTCGAGAAGCCCGTCGAGATCTTTCATATAATTGAGCACTTCTGTTTGGGCCGCAGAAGGTTGCACCTTTTTGGACGAGACTCTACCATCAGGCCTGGTGTGAcacaagtttttttcttttctccgcTTGGTCTACTGGGTTGGTAACTGGCTGATGTTTCCCCCGACAGGCTGGCTGACAGTGGGACCCACTCTTACTAACAGTAACTTCAACCCAGAAAGTTACGCCGCACATTTCGCTTTGCCCGAATCCCACCTCTCCGGCTGCACCGAGGAAATAGAGCGACTGCGACCCAAATCGCCGCCTTCAAAGATGAAGTCCGACCGTGGAGGTGGACCACCCAGAGGGGGCCGCGCTGGTCCGAACGTCGGGAGAGGTGGAGAGAGAGGTCGGGAAAGGAACAGACCAAACTTTCGCGGAGACAGGGGGGGTTTCCGTGGCCGGGGAG
This window harbors:
- the LOC119120357 gene encoding neurotrypsin-like; protein product: MTAVFLALTTALLWPSDGHSSLIQPFGDCAQSRGSGALYRGAIDVTESGARCMNWSEVGGFTERHPGKGVGEHNQCRNPDGRIRAWCFFRNQRGRVDWGYCDCKQGSVRLQGGRSKLDGRVEVYLGGVWGSVCSDDWRDEDAAVVCRQLGKGLSGRAHALPLSRPSMAKFHWQAVRCQGDESDLLQCPKSMWNGGECSMTAAVTCTKQHDAVMLPIRLVGGRSMSEGTVEVFHAGQWGSICDDQWDDSDAEVVCRQLGLSGVARAWGQAHYGKSSGRVWLDEVRCTGNELTVEQCLKSAWGEHNCLHSEDAGVSCSPLTDGTVRLVGGTVGSEGRLEVFYHGQWGTVCDDGWTDSNTQVVCHQLGYRLGQTLVPEGLDITPVPRFGVASGPILLDDVSCTGKEPSLLLCKREEWLRHDCTHHEDVNIACNAERLGDGLPTSVPVRLVGGESPREGRVEIYLSGQWGTVCDDGWTDRDAEVVCRQMGFSGLAKARVMAYFGEGAGPIHVDNVKCSGDERSIADCIKQAPGTHNCRHSEDAGVICDYGQLQTGHKEVKAPVNQICGLRLIHTRQRRIIGGENSLRSGWPWQSAIRLRGSRGDGRLVCGATLIDTCWVLTSAHCFKKYGNSTKQYKVRVGDYHSLVPEEHEEEYGVDQIVPHPSYRSHSNDYDLALVRLSPGPVGHTPGECVSFSRHVLPACLPLRKERVLKQASNCHITGWGDTGRSYSKTLQQAPLSLLPRRQCQQYFHGAFTSRMLCAGSVQQERRVDSCRGDSGGPLVCERPGGGWVVYGVTSWGHACRTQQSPGVYTKVSAFSSWIHKVMAHNEGKQRSR
- the LOC119120371 gene encoding N6-adenosine-methyltransferase non-catalytic subunit, with the protein product MNSRLQEIRERQKLRRQLLAQQLGAESADSIGAVLNSKEELKEIEETRERASLDDSAPTSKKKTVTEGDDTEEDVEEQKDEVEVLPPEESNPYEEVYKDSSTFLKGTQSLNPHNDYCQHFVDTGHRPQNFIRDVGLADRFEEYPKLRELIRLKDELISTTNTPPMYLQADLEHFDLQDLKSEFDVILLEPPLEEYYRESGISHTERFWTWDDIMKLEIEEISALRSFVFLWCGSGEGLDLGRMCLRKWGFRRCEDICWIKTNKNNPGKTKTLDPKAVFQRTKEHCLMGIKGTVRRSTDGEFIHANVDIDLIITEEPEMGNVEKPVEIFHIIEHFCLGRRRLHLFGRDSTIRPGWLTVGPTLTNSNFNPESYAAHFALPESHLSGCTEEIERLRPKSPPSKMKSDRGGGPPRGGRAGPNVGRGGERGRERNRPNFRGDRGGFRGRGGIHRGFPPR